DNA sequence from the Azospirillum thiophilum genome:
AGGGTGAGGGGTGATCCAGGAAGCCGGAGCCGCATGGTTCCTTGCATTCCCCCTCACCCTTCCCAAGCTGCGCTTGGGCCCCTTCCCTCTCCCGGGGCGGGAGAGGGAGATCGGCGGGCGCCGCGTTGGCTGTGCCGATGGGGTTCAGCGCCGCGGCGACCTCGTTCAGGATGGGCGGGCGGACAGGGGTCGAGGGGGGCTGGGGTGCGGGCCGGGGGGCGGGATCGGGTGGCGTGGCGGTGGCGACGACGGCCTCCGGCACCATCTCTTGCACGGGAGCTTGGGGCGGGGATCCCGGCTTGCGGGCGGGGATCGGCAGGCCGCCGACATCGACGATCAGCTTCCGCCGCTCGACGAAGCTGGTGATCCGCGCGCCGCAGGGGATCGCCGCGGTCAGGCTGCGCCCGTCATCCACCGCGACGAAATCGGACAGGCGCCTGGAATAGGTGTCGCTCAGGCTCGCCAGCGGCCAGCGCGCCGGGGTGGCGACATCGACGCGCAGCACGCAGCCGTCGACCGAAACCGCCGGCTCCTCGCCCCTGGGCAGCGACAGCACCAGCCGCGAATAGTCGCCATGGTCGCCGAGCTGCGCGCGGACGGCGGTCTGTGCCGCCGCGCCGCCGGCCGCGGGCGCCATCAGCACGGCAAGGACCAGCGTCGAGGTGACGGCCAGTGTGGTGTCGCTCATTCCCTTGACCCGTGCTCCCTTATCCTGGCGCCGTTTCATCGCAGTCGTCTCGCATTTTATCGAAATGATCGTCAAACCGATCCCAAGTCTGGCAAGGTGCCGGCCGGGGCGGTCCAGGTTGAAACCCTGCTTTAAACTGCATCGTCCAGATTAAGGCGGAGTTCAAAACCGGAGAGTTCGGCGATGGAGAACCAGCTTTACATCGGACTGTCGCGCCAGATGGCGCTGCGGCGGCAGCTGGACGTGGTGGCGAACAATGTCGCCAACATGAATACCGCCGGCTTCCGCGGCGAACGCACCCTGTTCGAGACCGCGATGGAGGCCGGCGGGCGCAAGCCGACCGACCGCATCGCCTTCACCATCGACCGCTCCACCTATACGGATCTGCGCGCCGGCGCCTTCACCGAGACCGGCAACCCCTATGACGTGGCGCTGGACGGCGACGGCTTTCTGTCGGTGCAGTCGCCGGACGGCGTGCGCTACACCCGCGACGGCCGGCTGCGCCGCGACGCCGACGGCACGCTGGTCGGCACCAACGGCTATCCGGTGCTGGACGACGGCCGGCGGCCCATCGTCATCCCGTCCGACAGCAGCACGATCAGCATCGGGTCGGACGGGCTGCTGTCGGCCGACGGCAACGTGATCGCCCGCATCAACGTGTCGCGCTTCGACACTCCGCAGCTGCTGAAGCAGACCGGCGACCTGCTGTTCGAGCCGGCCGACGGGATGGAGGCCCGCCCCGCCCCCGACACCCGGTTGGTGGAAGGCAAGGTGGAGCGGTCCAACGTGCAGGGCATCGTCGAGATCGGCC
Encoded proteins:
- the flgF gene encoding flagellar basal-body rod protein FlgF, which translates into the protein MENQLYIGLSRQMALRRQLDVVANNVANMNTAGFRGERTLFETAMEAGGRKPTDRIAFTIDRSTYTDLRAGAFTETGNPYDVALDGDGFLSVQSPDGVRYTRDGRLRRDADGTLVGTNGYPVLDDGRRPIVIPSDSSTISIGSDGLLSADGNVIARINVSRFDTPQLLKQTGDLLFEPADGMEARPAPDTRLVEGKVERSNVQGIVEIGRMMDLTRDYQSVTKMVDDGQDLLRSAINRLGKSS